A stretch of the Synechocystis sp. PCC 7338 genome encodes the following:
- the sbcC gene encoding exonuclease subunit SbcC: MVPQQLILKNFLSYQNVSLDFRGLHTACICGANGAGKSSLLEAITWAIWGKCRAESEDDVLHNGTDQVRVDFQFISNNQTYRIIRSRQRGRSSVAEFQIKSGDNFLTLSAKGLRATQEKITSTLKLDYETFVNSAYLRQGRADEFMLRKPSERKQILADLLKLDQYELLATRAKDISKEAKGKINILNERLQILEQDLNQRPDVVANQVKLTEEITAVQAQQEQTQWQLQQLQTSQNQRQQWQKQAEWQQRQCQELTTEIARLQNQNGEIAQQCQNLELLLEQEVVIQINFQRYQTLQSQEGELAKDFQQYQNLQQQRQDLEQQLQRQENELARQAEQQLLRLEHLDKQLAELQPILAQQQDIEAELGKLKAAKQKLSQLDKLQHQVAPLLQRRFALHADLEKARAQCQAQLEQRLAIAKQLQMAIAAIPDQRRAFQALDEEISQLKNKQVYLKRVEEKGQERGHFKERLQENQRLFEKQLRELEQKLSLLDIPGATCPLCEQGLDGHYHQQVIEKTEHQCQELRNQIWILKEQITLADQELAILRNEYREIADGLSNLEQLLQHYGQMEAELEKSGENHERLVELNEQIDDLELSLSQGTFAESLQLELIVLERELTSLAYDEQTHALARSMVDQLRKGEIRHAKFKEAQAKHRQLMADRPGLEEKLLALRSQLQSLGTSSPLRQQWQQVEAALSQLNYNSETHQQLLAELRRQQPWQLRHQELEQARKQLPMLVQRAQEYRDLIGDRQQALGKRHRELAQLEEQISQYADHGEQIQFLEQELGQRRQQLDNLLAKKGGLEQLLIQIDTLQGEYEETKQQFNQAQKQFRIHEELSKAFGKNGIQAMMIENILPQLEAETNYILARLTGNQHHIQFVTQKEGKSSTKRKPKMIDTLDILIADAQGTRPYETYSGGEAFRINFSIRLALAKLLAQRSGTALQLLIIDEGFGTQDADGCDRLVAAITAIASDFACILTVTHMPQFKEAFQQRIEVNKTEFGSQLAIVS, from the coding sequence ATGGTGCCCCAACAATTAATTTTAAAAAATTTCCTCAGTTACCAAAATGTTAGTCTAGATTTCCGCGGCCTACACACAGCCTGTATTTGTGGGGCTAATGGAGCAGGTAAATCATCTTTGTTGGAGGCTATTACTTGGGCAATTTGGGGTAAGTGTCGAGCCGAAAGTGAGGATGATGTACTCCATAATGGCACCGATCAGGTAAGGGTAGATTTTCAATTTATTAGTAATAACCAAACCTATCGAATTATTCGCAGTCGTCAACGGGGCCGCAGTAGTGTAGCAGAATTTCAAATTAAAAGCGGCGATAATTTCCTTACCCTTTCGGCTAAAGGACTCAGAGCTACCCAGGAAAAAATTACCAGCACCCTAAAATTAGATTACGAAACCTTTGTCAATTCTGCCTATCTGCGCCAGGGAAGAGCTGATGAATTTATGTTGCGTAAGCCCAGTGAACGTAAACAAATTCTGGCAGACTTATTAAAGTTAGACCAGTACGAATTACTGGCAACTAGGGCAAAGGATATTTCCAAGGAAGCCAAGGGTAAAATTAATATTCTTAATGAACGCTTGCAAATATTGGAGCAGGATTTGAACCAACGACCAGATGTGGTAGCTAATCAAGTAAAATTAACCGAAGAAATTACAGCAGTCCAGGCTCAACAAGAACAGACACAGTGGCAGTTGCAACAGCTACAAACTAGTCAAAATCAACGACAACAATGGCAAAAGCAAGCTGAATGGCAACAACGGCAATGTCAGGAATTAACCACCGAAATTGCTAGGTTACAAAACCAGAATGGGGAGATTGCTCAGCAATGTCAAAATCTAGAATTATTGTTAGAACAAGAAGTAGTTATCCAAATTAATTTTCAGCGTTATCAAACCTTACAAAGCCAGGAAGGAGAATTAGCTAAAGACTTTCAACAATATCAAAATTTACAACAGCAACGACAAGATTTAGAGCAACAGTTACAACGCCAAGAAAATGAATTAGCACGACAAGCAGAGCAACAACTTCTGCGCTTGGAACATCTGGATAAACAACTGGCTGAATTGCAACCTATTTTGGCTCAACAGCAGGATATTGAAGCGGAGCTAGGCAAGCTAAAAGCCGCCAAACAAAAACTAAGTCAGCTTGATAAACTCCAGCATCAAGTTGCCCCCCTTTTACAACGACGTTTTGCCCTACATGCTGATTTAGAAAAGGCCAGGGCCCAGTGTCAGGCACAACTAGAGCAACGGCTGGCGATCGCCAAACAATTGCAGATGGCCATTGCTGCCATCCCCGACCAAAGAAGAGCTTTTCAAGCTTTGGACGAGGAAATTTCCCAACTGAAAAATAAACAGGTTTACCTTAAACGAGTAGAGGAAAAGGGCCAGGAACGGGGTCATTTCAAAGAACGACTCCAAGAAAATCAAAGGTTGTTTGAAAAACAGTTACGGGAATTAGAGCAAAAACTAAGTTTGTTAGATATTCCTGGGGCAACTTGTCCCCTGTGCGAACAGGGTTTAGATGGCCATTATCACCAACAAGTAATCGAAAAAACTGAGCATCAATGTCAAGAATTACGCAATCAAATTTGGATTCTGAAGGAACAAATTACCCTTGCCGATCAAGAACTAGCCATTCTCCGCAATGAATATAGAGAAATTGCCGATGGTCTAAGCAATCTAGAACAATTGCTACAACATTATGGGCAAATGGAAGCAGAATTAGAAAAAAGTGGAGAAAATCATGAGCGATTAGTAGAGTTAAATGAGCAAATCGATGACTTAGAACTGAGCTTAAGCCAAGGAACTTTTGCCGAATCGCTACAATTGGAATTAATTGTTCTGGAGCGGGAATTAACTAGTTTGGCCTACGACGAACAAACCCACGCATTGGCCCGTTCTATGGTGGATCAACTGAGAAAAGGGGAAATCCGCCACGCTAAATTTAAAGAAGCCCAAGCCAAACATCGACAACTAATGGCTGATCGCCCTGGGTTGGAGGAAAAATTGCTGGCATTACGTTCCCAATTACAAAGTTTGGGCACCAGTTCCCCCCTGCGTCAACAATGGCAACAGGTAGAAGCCGCTCTATCCCAACTGAATTACAACAGCGAAACCCACCAACAATTATTGGCGGAATTACGTCGTCAACAGCCTTGGCAATTGCGGCACCAAGAACTAGAACAGGCTCGGAAACAATTACCCATGCTGGTGCAACGAGCCCAGGAATACCGAGATCTCATTGGAGATCGCCAGCAGGCCCTAGGGAAAAGACATAGGGAATTGGCTCAGTTAGAGGAACAAATTAGTCAATATGCAGACCATGGGGAACAAATTCAATTTTTGGAGCAGGAATTAGGGCAAAGAAGACAACAGTTGGATAATCTACTGGCCAAAAAAGGTGGTTTAGAGCAATTATTAATCCAGATTGACACTTTGCAGGGGGAATATGAAGAAACCAAACAGCAGTTTAACCAAGCCCAAAAACAATTTCGTATCCATGAAGAGTTGAGCAAAGCCTTTGGTAAAAATGGTATTCAAGCCATGATGATTGAAAATATTTTACCCCAGCTAGAAGCAGAAACCAATTACATTTTGGCACGGTTAACGGGGAACCAACACCATATTCAATTTGTCACCCAAAAAGAAGGAAAAAGTAGTACAAAACGTAAGCCCAAAATGATTGATACCCTGGATATTCTCATTGCTGATGCCCAGGGTACCCGTCCCTATGAAACCTACTCCGGCGGAGAAGCTTTTCGGATTAATTTTTCCATTCGTTTGGCCCTGGCAAAATTATTGGCTCAACGGTCTGGCACCGCTTTACAGTTACTAATCATTGACGAAGGTTTTGGTACCCAAGACGCTGACGGCTGTGATCGCCTAGTGGCCGCCATCACTGCCATTGCCTCCGACTTTGCTTGTATTTTAACTGTCACTCATATGCCCCAGTTTAAGGAAGCTTTCCAACAGCGCATTGAAGTGAATAAAACCGAATTTGGCTCCCAATTGGCCATTGTTAGTTAG
- a CDS encoding pentapeptide repeat-containing protein, with protein MGHCTAVIMQEFSHYYEILGLEVGASLEEINEAYRDLAFVWHPDRLPRDNPRLLAKAAGKLKEINQARDRLKEMLELELSAKASQVPEKNQPSKAPKAKPKSKPRAKAPPPHGDRQSRPHHQQPTSHNHSSNSHHHQENHNRPYYRDLTGADLRWANLKEKDLSGRKMVSANLSNADLSDSFLHQVNLENANLFRANLFRANLLEANLRGANLQEANLVGADLSGADLSGANLQGAKIGAGNRIMVKLTATKLTGAILPDGSKHS; from the coding sequence GTGGGCCATTGCACAGCGGTGATTATGCAAGAGTTTTCCCACTACTACGAAATCCTGGGGCTAGAGGTGGGGGCTAGTCTGGAGGAAATCAACGAAGCCTATCGAGATTTGGCCTTTGTGTGGCATCCCGATCGCCTGCCCAGGGACAATCCCCGTCTGTTAGCCAAGGCGGCCGGCAAACTGAAAGAAATCAACCAAGCCCGCGATCGCCTCAAGGAAATGTTGGAGTTGGAGTTAAGCGCTAAAGCTTCCCAGGTGCCTGAAAAGAATCAGCCCAGCAAGGCCCCCAAAGCTAAACCTAAATCCAAGCCTAGGGCCAAAGCTCCTCCCCCCCATGGCGATCGCCAATCCCGGCCCCATCATCAGCAGCCGACCAGCCATAACCATAGTTCCAACTCCCACCATCATCAGGAAAACCACAATCGACCCTACTATCGGGACTTAACTGGGGCAGACTTGCGCTGGGCTAATTTAAAAGAAAAGGATTTATCAGGGCGAAAAATGGTGTCCGCTAACCTGAGTAATGCGGATTTGAGTGATAGTTTTTTGCACCAAGTTAATTTGGAAAATGCCAACCTGTTTCGAGCCAATCTTTTCCGGGCTAATTTGTTGGAGGCTAACTTGCGGGGAGCAAATTTACAAGAAGCCAATCTAGTGGGGGCGGATTTAAGTGGGGCAGATCTAAGCGGAGCTAATTTACAAGGGGCCAAAATTGGCGCAGGTAATCGGATTATGGTCAAGCTAACAGCGACTAAGTTAACTGGGGCTATTCTTCCCGATGGCAGTAAGCATAGTTGA
- the rpmF gene encoding 50S ribosomal protein L32 has translation MAVPKKKTSKAKRDQRRAHWRRQASSQAEKALSLGKSILSGRSTFLYPPAEEEGEEE, from the coding sequence ATGGCAGTTCCCAAGAAGAAAACCTCCAAAGCCAAACGTGATCAACGCCGAGCCCACTGGCGCAGACAAGCTTCCTCCCAAGCAGAAAAGGCTCTATCCCTCGGTAAATCTATTTTATCTGGCCGTTCTACTTTCCTCTATCCCCCTGCAGAAGAAGAAGGAGAAGAAGAGTAG
- a CDS encoding phospholipid carrier-dependent glycosyltransferase, producing MLNQFPKLRPTSYQASIVAVFVFSLVIRFWNLGQFNEFVFDEVYYAKFASDYWLGNEFFPSHPPLSHYLIALAMGLGQFFPVNPEQINDLTGAVRSTWSYRWLNALTGATIPLLLGALAYLLTQRRLVTLLTMGLVALDGLFLVESRYALNNIYLIFFGLLGQALVLWHLRQGKLWQLILGGISLACAGSVKWNGFAFLLGIYLLWAIAWFRAVFNQDWAKKQGNSPEPLDGNGHNNQDFFSRWLTISPFKFALWLVLAPAITYSVIWTPHLLMNGEYASLEGFWRIQRETWQYHRRVGNSPDIHPYCSPWYSWLVMARPIAYFYQKFGEFGLIYDVHAMANPILLWFSTGAMGLLLGTIAWQKISQFFSRGINQINAPLRGVTLYVAINYAVNLLPWLGISRCTFFYHYLPAYGFSILALALILATLLDSPKLSYRIIAWTVLTLVAIAFWYWSPVFLGLPLTPRGFALRMLFPSWI from the coding sequence ATGCTTAACCAGTTCCCGAAGCTTCGCCCAACTTCCTACCAAGCAAGCATCGTTGCTGTTTTTGTCTTTTCCCTGGTCATACGTTTCTGGAACCTGGGGCAGTTCAACGAGTTCGTTTTCGACGAAGTTTATTACGCCAAATTTGCCAGCGACTATTGGCTTGGCAACGAGTTTTTTCCTTCCCATCCCCCCCTGAGCCATTACCTAATTGCTTTAGCTATGGGGTTGGGACAGTTTTTCCCCGTCAATCCAGAGCAAATTAACGATCTAACGGGGGCGGTACGTTCCACCTGGAGTTACCGCTGGCTCAATGCTCTCACCGGGGCCACCATTCCCCTCCTCCTAGGGGCGCTCGCCTATCTGTTGACCCAACGGCGCTTGGTGACATTGCTAACCATGGGGCTAGTGGCCTTGGATGGGTTGTTTTTGGTGGAATCCCGCTATGCGCTGAATAATATTTACCTGATTTTTTTTGGGCTACTGGGGCAAGCCCTGGTTTTATGGCATTTGCGTCAGGGCAAACTGTGGCAATTAATTCTAGGGGGCATTAGTTTAGCTTGCGCCGGCAGCGTCAAATGGAACGGTTTTGCTTTTTTGTTGGGTATTTATCTCCTCTGGGCGATCGCCTGGTTTAGAGCGGTCTTCAATCAAGACTGGGCCAAGAAGCAAGGAAATTCACCGGAGCCATTAGATGGCAATGGGCACAATAATCAAGACTTTTTTTCCCGTTGGTTGACCATTTCTCCCTTTAAATTCGCCCTTTGGTTAGTGTTGGCCCCGGCAATTACTTACAGCGTCATTTGGACTCCCCATTTGTTAATGAATGGAGAATACGCTTCCCTGGAAGGTTTTTGGCGCATTCAACGAGAGACTTGGCAGTACCATCGCCGAGTAGGCAACAGTCCTGATATTCACCCCTATTGTTCTCCCTGGTATAGCTGGCTGGTGATGGCTAGACCGATCGCCTATTTTTATCAAAAATTCGGTGAATTTGGACTAATTTACGATGTCCACGCCATGGCCAATCCGATTTTGCTCTGGTTTTCCACGGGGGCCATGGGGCTATTGCTGGGTACTATTGCTTGGCAAAAAATCAGTCAATTTTTCTCCAGGGGAATTAATCAAATCAATGCACCTTTGCGGGGCGTTACTCTCTACGTTGCGATTAACTACGCTGTCAATCTTTTGCCTTGGTTGGGTATTAGTCGTTGCACCTTTTTTTACCACTACCTACCTGCCTATGGCTTTAGTATCTTAGCCTTAGCTTTGATTTTGGCCACTTTACTGGATAGCCCTAAACTTAGTTACCGCATTATTGCTTGGACGGTTTTAACCCTAGTGGCGATCGCCTTCTGGTATTGGTCCCCAGTTTTTCTAGGATTGCCCCTGACCCCCAGGGGTTTTGCCCTCAGGATGCTGTTTCCCAGTTGGATTTGA
- a CDS encoding TM2 domain-containing protein translates to MKNRFVALIFALFFGGFGLHKFYLGNIFAGIVYFIFSWTGIPFILGFVDVIILGTMDERKFNAIYNHKHYLPSPAPPPIVTAPPPVSTERLDVLIIKTCAAKAIGATVSECIVATGEDPQKVKETIDSLCRKGFLLPDNREGDYAVVYRPI, encoded by the coding sequence ATGAAAAATCGCTTTGTTGCCCTAATTTTTGCCCTTTTCTTCGGCGGCTTTGGCTTACATAAATTTTACCTAGGCAATATTTTCGCCGGCATCGTCTATTTTATTTTTTCTTGGACAGGTATTCCTTTCATCCTTGGCTTTGTGGATGTGATTATCCTCGGCACCATGGACGAAAGAAAGTTCAACGCCATTTACAATCACAAACATTACCTCCCTTCCCCTGCCCCGCCTCCCATTGTCACTGCGCCTCCCCCGGTTTCCACGGAAAGGCTGGATGTGTTGATTATTAAAACCTGTGCGGCTAAGGCGATTGGAGCCACCGTTAGCGAATGTATTGTGGCCACCGGGGAAGATCCCCAAAAGGTGAAAGAAACCATTGATTCCCTTTGTCGTAAGGGTTTCCTCTTACCGGATAATCGGGAAGGGGATTATGCAGTGGTCTATCGCCCCATTTAG
- a CDS encoding DUF3598 family protein has translation MANWENFLKNLGEWQGSFTRLSPQGEVLGQTPSILTLEGLEDNKLVKFRLRRYDNPDYQDPPTQDYGQDYRSLGRQIIFFGTGAFSKGPWQLAPFSEFGAEFGFVDGDRRMRFVQLYDKELSLASLTFIREFRRGSNAQERPTLTVEQLLGTWHCQVYTGYPDWREPEVSEMEITLEQTEDMVEQRVTVQGQTSVMQGKVMGDHQIHFLCPSPSKVLLLPDGTSSCTPDRLQLGQPFFGEVGWLVRPNERQRLIRYYDNRGAWTHSAFVVEYRQ, from the coding sequence ATGGCTAACTGGGAAAACTTTCTCAAAAATTTAGGGGAATGGCAGGGCAGTTTTACTCGCCTATCCCCCCAGGGGGAGGTGTTGGGCCAAACCCCCTCCATACTGACTCTGGAAGGCTTGGAAGATAACAAGTTAGTCAAGTTCCGTCTGCGTCGCTACGATAACCCCGATTACCAAGACCCACCGACCCAGGACTATGGTCAGGATTATCGTTCCCTAGGACGACAAATTATCTTTTTTGGCACCGGTGCTTTTTCCAAAGGGCCATGGCAGTTGGCCCCCTTCAGTGAATTTGGGGCGGAATTTGGCTTTGTGGACGGCGATCGCCGGATGAGATTCGTGCAACTGTATGATAAGGAATTGAGCCTAGCCAGTTTGACGTTTATCCGGGAATTTCGTCGGGGGAGTAATGCCCAGGAAAGACCAACGTTAACGGTGGAGCAATTGTTGGGGACATGGCACTGCCAGGTTTATACAGGTTACCCTGACTGGCGAGAACCGGAAGTTAGTGAGATGGAAATTACCCTGGAGCAAACTGAGGACATGGTGGAACAACGGGTGACTGTGCAAGGACAAACTTCAGTGATGCAAGGAAAAGTTATGGGCGATCATCAGATTCATTTTCTTTGTCCTAGCCCCAGCAAAGTACTCCTACTACCCGACGGTACTTCTTCTTGCACCCCCGATCGTCTGCAATTGGGCCAACCCTTCTTTGGGGAAGTGGGCTGGTTGGTGCGCCCCAACGAACGACAAAGGCTGATCCGTTACTATGACAACAGGGGGGCTTGGACCCATTCCGCTTTTGTTGTCGAGTACCGTCAGTAG